One Clostridium sp. CM027 genomic window carries:
- a CDS encoding FtsX-like permease family protein: protein MNIFNKVTLQGMKKSQTRTIVTVIGVILSAAMITAVATLGVSILNYLAKGAAQEYGDWHVEYLNVDSSFAQERTLDNGVANTATFENIGYAKLDGGKNPKRPYLFIAGFSKKAFDTLPITLVSGRLPKNSGEILVPLSVEASGGVQFAVGDTLSLAVGSRMEVNKNLSQQNPYISGKETLMPKAKRTYKVVGICEKPGFDESSAPGYTLITKADAEGKADSLNLFVTLKNPHGVHAYASSTAQSHSYVFNDNVLRFMGLSEDKFFNTLLYSIGGILVALIMVGSIFLIYNSFNISMNERTHQFGILSSVGATARQLRNSVLVEGLCIGAVGIPIGVIVGIGSIGLVISGVAKNFEHVLYSNVHFTLTVSVPAIVGAAAVSIVTILISAYIPARKAASTPVMESIRQTNEVKVESKAVKTSKLAQRIYGLEGTLALKNFKRNKKRYRSIVLSLVLSVVLFISTSAFVTDIKQVSERTVEVTTFDIGLATQDMDDSEMLSLYDKLKTADGVYESSYQALMKYSCAVKASNFSDRYRKYAGYNLPDKTVNLPMDIQFLGDSAYLNIIKGLGLPVKEYTGKNAKMIAVAQKVDNAKAGQSELIDIFKSSSMNFTIAPETNGKPKIKQGRNVSITFVNTVLPDTLPILGNSGSKNPCIFSVMVPYSLKEKFETSDTHAVIKGLTFRLKNPTKSMAKMEAMIKGMGIKSNYKLYNYYEMFDQSRNYILIVNVFAYTFIIMISLIAVANVFNTISTNIKLRRRELAMLRSVGMSDRDFQKMMNFECAFYGMKALLFGLPIAAISSWLIYKGMVSSGEDIGFMFPWGNMAISVFSVLFVVFITMLYSVSKIKKENIIDALRDDMN, encoded by the coding sequence ATGAATATTTTCAATAAAGTTACCCTGCAAGGCATGAAAAAAAGCCAAACACGAACGATTGTAACGGTTATCGGGGTTATCCTGTCCGCCGCCATGATTACGGCAGTCGCTACCTTGGGTGTTTCCATACTGAACTATCTGGCAAAAGGCGCGGCCCAGGAATACGGCGATTGGCACGTCGAGTATTTGAACGTTGATTCCTCTTTCGCACAGGAACGAACTCTCGACAATGGAGTTGCAAACACCGCAACATTTGAAAATATCGGCTACGCAAAACTTGACGGAGGGAAAAACCCCAAAAGGCCGTATCTTTTTATAGCCGGATTTAGCAAGAAAGCCTTTGATACCTTGCCCATAACCCTGGTTTCAGGTAGATTGCCGAAAAACAGTGGGGAGATTCTTGTTCCGCTGAGCGTCGAAGCAAGCGGCGGCGTTCAATTTGCGGTGGGTGACACGCTTTCACTTGCTGTCGGAAGCCGCATGGAGGTCAACAAAAATCTCAGTCAACAAAACCCTTACATTTCTGGAAAAGAAACTCTTATGCCAAAAGCCAAGAGAACCTACAAGGTTGTCGGAATCTGCGAAAAACCCGGTTTTGATGAGTCTTCCGCGCCGGGATATACCTTGATAACGAAAGCAGATGCAGAAGGCAAAGCGGACAGCTTAAACCTATTTGTCACGCTTAAAAACCCGCATGGGGTTCACGCTTACGCAAGCAGCACAGCCCAAAGCCATAGCTATGTATTTAACGATAATGTGTTGCGCTTCATGGGTCTTTCGGAGGATAAGTTTTTCAACACGCTTCTGTACTCGATTGGCGGCATTTTGGTTGCATTGATAATGGTAGGCTCGATTTTTCTGATTTATAATTCGTTCAACATATCAATGAATGAACGCACACACCAGTTCGGGATTCTCTCGTCGGTGGGAGCCACAGCGAGGCAGCTGCGAAATTCGGTGCTAGTTGAGGGACTTTGTATAGGTGCGGTCGGCATACCGATTGGCGTTATCGTTGGCATAGGCAGCATCGGGCTTGTGATTTCCGGTGTCGCCAAGAATTTTGAGCACGTTCTCTACAGCAACGTCCATTTCACCTTGACAGTGTCCGTCCCCGCGATTGTCGGCGCGGCGGCAGTCAGCATAGTTACAATTCTGATTTCGGCCTATATCCCGGCCAGAAAGGCCGCAAGCACTCCCGTTATGGAGAGTATTCGCCAGACGAACGAGGTCAAAGTTGAATCCAAAGCCGTGAAAACGTCAAAACTGGCGCAGCGTATTTACGGTTTGGAGGGAACCCTTGCGCTAAAGAATTTTAAAAGAAACAAGAAACGCTATCGCAGCATTGTGCTATCACTTGTTTTAAGCGTAGTGCTGTTTATATCGACCAGTGCTTTTGTAACGGATATAAAACAGGTGTCGGAGCGGACAGTAGAGGTTACTACCTTTGACATCGGTTTGGCCACACAGGACATGGACGATAGCGAAATGTTGTCGCTTTACGACAAATTGAAAACCGCCGACGGTGTTTACGAAAGCTCGTATCAAGCGCTTATGAAGTATTCATGCGCGGTTAAAGCAAGCAATTTTTCAGACCGCTACCGGAAATACGCGGGTTATAATTTGCCGGACAAAACGGTTAATCTGCCAATGGACATCCAGTTTCTTGGTGATAGCGCCTATCTGAATATTATCAAAGGCTTGGGTTTGCCCGTAAAGGAATATACCGGGAAAAACGCGAAAATGATCGCCGTTGCCCAAAAAGTAGACAACGCGAAAGCCGGGCAGAGCGAGCTGATTGATATATTCAAGAGTTCTTCCATGAATTTTACCATCGCTCCCGAAACAAATGGCAAGCCGAAGATAAAACAGGGGCGAAACGTAAGCATTACGTTTGTCAATACCGTGCTGCCTGATACACTCCCGATCCTAGGAAACTCCGGGTCGAAGAATCCGTGCATTTTTAGCGTGATGGTCCCCTATTCGCTCAAAGAGAAGTTTGAAACCTCCGATACCCATGCGGTTATTAAGGGATTGACCTTTAGATTAAAGAATCCCACAAAGTCGATGGCTAAAATGGAAGCGATGATTAAGGGTATGGGAATTAAATCCAATTATAAACTGTACAATTATTATGAAATGTTTGATCAGAGCCGCAATTATATATTAATTGTCAACGTGTTCGCTTATACTTTTATCATTATGATTTCGCTGATTGCGGTTGCTAATGTGTTCAACACTATTTCCACTAATATCAAGCTGCGTCGGCGAGAGCTTGCCATGCTCCGATCTGTGGGGATGTCTGACCGCGATTTCCAAAAGATGATGAATTTCGAGTGTGCCTTTTATGGCATGAAGGCGTTGCTCTTCGGGCTTCCCATAGCGGCAATCTCCTCTTGGCTGATTTACAAAGGGATGGTCAGCAGCGGGGAGGACATCGGTTTTATGTTCCCGTGGGGCAATATGGCAATCAGCGTGTTCAGCGTGCTCTTTGTAGTGTTCATTACAATGCTGTATTCTGTTAGCAAGATAAAAAAAGAAAATATTATTGACGCGCTTCGGGATGACATGAATTAA
- a CDS encoding ABC transporter ATP-binding protein, translated as MEFLKIENLYKVYGKGENQVTALDHVSLTIEKGEFTAIIGSSGSGKSTLLHIIGGVDVPTSGKVYLEGQDVYAQNNEKLAIFRRRQVGLIYQFHNLIPTLNVVENITLPILMDKRKVNEERLNDLLELLGLKDRKTHLPNQLSGGQQQRVSIGRSLMNSPAVMLADEPTGSLDSRNGHEIIKLLKESNKKYGQTLLLVTHDENIALQADRIIGISDGKVVRDERVRP; from the coding sequence ATGGAGTTTTTAAAAATTGAAAATTTATACAAGGTCTACGGAAAGGGCGAAAACCAAGTTACCGCGCTTGACCATGTTTCGCTTACAATCGAAAAGGGGGAGTTTACCGCAATTATCGGCTCCTCCGGCTCCGGTAAATCCACATTGCTTCACATCATCGGCGGCGTGGACGTGCCGACAAGCGGAAAGGTGTATTTGGAGGGGCAGGATGTATATGCCCAAAACAATGAAAAACTCGCCATTTTCCGCAGGCGGCAGGTAGGGTTGATTTACCAGTTTCACAACCTCATTCCCACTCTGAATGTGGTGGAAAACATCACTTTGCCTATACTGATGGACAAGCGCAAGGTCAACGAGGAACGGCTGAATGACTTGTTGGAACTGCTTGGGCTAAAAGACCGCAAAACGCATTTACCCAATCAGCTTTCGGGCGGTCAGCAACAGCGCGTTTCCATAGGACGCTCTTTGATGAACTCCCCGGCGGTCATGCTTGCCGATGAACCCACGGGCAGTTTGGACAGCCGAAATGGACATGAAATCATCAAACTGCTGAAAGAAAGCAATAAAAAATATGGGCAGACCCTGCTCCTCGTCACCCATGACGAAAATATCGCCCTGCAAGCAGACCGCATTATCGGCATATCAGACGGCAAAGTAGTGCGAGACGAGAGGGTGAGACCATGA
- a CDS encoding sensor histidine kinase KdpD, which translates to MLRNREFRQLAILFSLIATTTVTLGFTINRLAGILAIASAAVFGTAFFAFTKARYKSIARISDQIDLVLHNADHLYIGESDEGELSILHSEITKMTLRIREQNDVLKKEKEHLAGSLADIAHQLRTPLTSVNLILSLLANNPDETERKAFVRETEELLVRMDWLITSLLKLSRLDAGIVVFQSEQIDVNNLICAAIRPFLIPMELHDIDFQIDAPKGMIIQGDSGWLSEAIQNILKNCMESAGENGKIEIVCTDNPLFTEIAIHDSGAGFEKEDLPCLFNRFYRGKNPNATGYGIGLALCKMIITRQGGTITAKNHPQGGAIFAIRFPK; encoded by the coding sequence ATGCTTCGGAATAGAGAGTTTCGGCAGCTTGCAATCTTGTTCTCCTTAATAGCTACCACCACTGTAACGCTGGGATTTACAATAAATAGGTTGGCTGGAATCCTTGCCATTGCTTCTGCCGCCGTCTTTGGCACAGCGTTTTTCGCGTTTACCAAAGCCCGATACAAAAGCATTGCTCGGATTTCAGATCAAATCGATCTTGTGCTTCATAATGCTGACCATTTGTATATTGGTGAATCGGACGAGGGCGAACTTTCCATTCTGCACAGCGAGATAACAAAAATGACGTTGCGCATTCGGGAGCAAAACGACGTGCTGAAAAAAGAAAAAGAACATCTTGCAGGTTCGCTGGCCGACATAGCCCACCAACTCCGAACCCCGCTCACATCCGTGAACCTCATTCTGTCATTGTTAGCGAATAACCCTGATGAAACCGAGCGGAAAGCATTTGTGCGGGAAACAGAGGAATTGCTTGTGCGGATGGATTGGCTGATTACTTCCCTATTGAAGTTATCCCGCTTGGACGCGGGCATTGTGGTGTTCCAAAGCGAGCAGATAGATGTAAACAACTTGATATGTGCCGCGATTCGCCCGTTTCTAATCCCAATGGAACTGCACGATATTGATTTTCAAATAGATGCACCGAAAGGTATGATTATTCAGGGTGATTCAGGTTGGCTTTCGGAAGCAATTCAAAACATCCTCAAAAATTGCATGGAGAGCGCAGGCGAGAACGGGAAGATTGAGATTGTCTGCACGGACAACCCACTGTTTACCGAGATTGCCATCCACGACAGTGGCGCGGGCTTTGAAAAAGAAGATTTACCCTGCCTGTTTAACAGGTTTTATCGTGGGAAAAACCCAAACGCTACAGGATACGGGATTGGATTGGCTCTCTGCAAGATGATTATAACACGGCAGGGAGGGACGATTACCGCAAAAAATCACCCGCAGGGCGGCGCAATATTTGCCATTCGTTTCCCAAAGTGA
- a CDS encoding response regulator transcription factor produces MKRIFLVEDDKAIAKNLMLLLRAEKFTVTHAPTRSEALAALAGNKFDLALIDISLPDGNGFMVCTEIKETQDIPVIFLTAYDDEASVVTGLNMGADDYITKPFRPRELIARIGTALRKSGRSRSAFEIRGLYVDTASGVVKKNGNEVFLSALEYRLLLVFIRNPKSIITRGRLLDELWDAAGEFVNDNTLTVYIKRLREKIENNPASPQIVLTVRGTGYRLGGEYASE; encoded by the coding sequence ATGAAACGGATATTTTTGGTTGAGGACGATAAGGCAATCGCTAAAAACCTTATGCTTTTGCTCCGCGCGGAGAAATTTACAGTCACCCACGCCCCTACGCGGAGTGAAGCCCTTGCCGCTCTTGCCGGGAATAAATTTGACTTGGCGTTGATTGATATTTCTTTACCTGACGGAAATGGCTTTATGGTTTGCACGGAAATCAAAGAAACGCAAGATATTCCCGTTATCTTTCTGACGGCTTACGACGATGAGGCGAGTGTTGTTACCGGCCTGAATATGGGCGCGGACGACTATATCACCAAGCCTTTTCGTCCGCGTGAATTGATTGCGCGAATTGGAACCGCCCTGCGAAAAAGCGGGCGTTCTAGGTCGGCTTTTGAAATCCGAGGGCTTTATGTCGATACGGCAAGCGGCGTTGTGAAGAAAAACGGCAACGAGGTTTTCCTTTCAGCATTAGAATACCGCTTGTTGCTGGTGTTTATTAGAAACCCCAAAAGCATTATCACGAGGGGCAGGCTACTTGACGAATTGTGGGACGCGGCGGGCGAGTTTGTCAATGACAATACATTGACCGTGTACATCAAACGCCTGCGGGAGAAGATAGAGAACAACCCCGCAAGTCCGCAAATCGTTCTGACCGTTCGCGGAACGGGGTATAGATTGGGGGGCGAGTATGCTTCGGAATAG
- a CDS encoding helix-turn-helix domain-containing protein yields MKVLCVNYITTKEAAKISGITDRMVVCHCSSGRIKGAKKMGNTWLVPADTEKPADGRYRSSKVKDGENK; encoded by the coding sequence ATGAAGGTATTATGCGTGAATTATATAACGACAAAAGAAGCAGCGAAAATTTCGGGAATCACAGACAGAATGGTTGTGTGCCATTGCTCTTCCGGGCGGATTAAGGGAGCTAAAAAAATGGGAAATACATGGCTTGTTCCTGCTGACACTGAAAAACCGGCTGACGGACGATATAGGAGCAGTAAAGTAAAGGATGGTGAAAATAAATGA
- a CDS encoding L-threonylcarbamoyladenylate synthase, which yields METEILNVKDLNINYKNIVKGAEYLRNGEVIAIPTETVYGLAADAFNENAIKKIFEVKGRPQDNPLLVHIYKLEQVYDICKDISKEAEKVFGTFWPGSVTLIFNKKDCISDTITAGMKTVGVRFPKSEIARAIIKESGTLLVAPSANLSGKPSTTSAEHCYNDLNGKISCILDGGPCSIGLESTIIDMSTPAPILLRPGAISLDDICNVIPNLIYKKDLLSVKENEIPKAPGMKYKHYAPDAPLTLVEGDYVKTSKWIKENANENDVVICFQEFLNDFKDYQHIYSLGSFKMLNIAAQKMFDLIRECDKLSVSHIYIQAPNNNGLGNSIINRLEKASAGNIIHI from the coding sequence ATGGAAACAGAAATATTAAATGTTAAAGATTTAAATATTAATTATAAAAATATTGTAAAAGGTGCAGAGTATCTAAGAAATGGTGAAGTGATTGCAATTCCAACAGAAACTGTTTATGGATTAGCCGCAGATGCTTTTAATGAAAATGCAATAAAAAAAATATTTGAAGTTAAAGGAAGGCCACAGGATAATCCATTATTGGTACATATATATAAATTGGAACAAGTGTATGACATATGCAAAGATATTTCAAAAGAAGCAGAGAAAGTATTTGGTACTTTTTGGCCGGGATCAGTAACTTTGATTTTTAATAAGAAAGATTGCATTTCAGATACAATTACTGCAGGAATGAAAACTGTAGGAGTTAGATTCCCAAAAAGTGAAATAGCAAGGGCTATAATTAAAGAAAGTGGAACTTTATTAGTAGCTCCATCTGCAAATTTATCAGGAAAGCCATCAACTACTAGTGCCGAGCATTGCTACAATGATTTAAATGGAAAAATTTCTTGTATTTTAGATGGAGGGCCGTGTTCAATTGGGTTAGAGTCAACAATTATAGATATGTCTACTCCAGCCCCAATACTGCTAAGGCCAGGAGCAATAAGCTTGGATGACATATGTAATGTGATTCCAAATCTTATATATAAAAAGGATTTATTAAGCGTGAAAGAAAATGAAATTCCAAAGGCTCCAGGAATGAAATATAAACACTATGCACCAGATGCACCACTAACATTGGTTGAAGGAGATTATGTAAAAACTTCTAAATGGATTAAAGAAAATGCAAATGAGAATGATGTTGTAATTTGTTTTCAAGAATTTTTAAACGATTTTAAGGACTATCAACATATATATAGTTTAGGAAGCTTTAAAATGTTAAATATAGCTGCACAAAAGATGTTTGATTTGATTAGAGAATGTGATAAATTGAGTGTAAGTCATATTTATATACAAGCTCCCAATAACAATGGGTTAGGGAATTCTATAATCAATCGATTAGAAAAAGCAAGTGCAGGAAACATTATTCATATATAA
- a CDS encoding GNAT family N-acetyltransferase, which translates to MNLTVREAISSDYNDISNLNAEVHNLHVENRPDVFNINNPLLKEHFSNLLNTYNTKLFVVENTDKKESIAYSTVKIIDMQSVSILIPRRVAYIDDFCVNSNYKKNGIGRLLFQYIVDYVRAEGASSLQLVVWEFNKGAIYFYEKMGMLTRNKKMELNL; encoded by the coding sequence ATGAATTTAACAGTAAGAGAAGCAATTAGTAGTGATTACAATGATATTAGTAACCTTAATGCCGAGGTACATAATTTGCATGTTGAAAATAGACCAGATGTTTTTAATATCAATAATCCTTTATTAAAAGAGCATTTTAGTAATTTATTGAATACATATAATACAAAATTATTTGTTGTTGAAAATACTGATAAAAAAGAATCAATTGCTTATAGTACAGTGAAAATTATTGATATGCAAAGCGTATCAATATTAATACCAAGAAGAGTGGCTTATATAGATGATTTCTGTGTCAATTCAAATTATAAGAAAAATGGGATTGGAAGATTATTATTTCAATATATTGTAGATTATGTAAGAGCAGAAGGTGCTTCATCATTACAATTAGTTGTATGGGAATTTAATAAAGGTGCAATTTATTTTTATGAAAAAATGGGAATGTTAACAAGAAACAAAAAAATGGAATTAAATTTATAG
- a CDS encoding transposase yields the protein MAKKIYDQVFKEKLVKLNLENSRTIPSLIKEYGVSRSTLNVWIKSYCEECKESEEKISPSVYEENKLLKKRTTELEKENAFLKKAAAFFAKEIDN from the coding sequence ATGGCAAAGAAAATATATGATCAAGTATTTAAAGAAAAACTGGTAAAATTAAATCTAGAAAATAGTAGAACAATTCCAAGTCTAATTAAAGAGTATGGTGTATCTAGATCAACCCTTAATGTGTGGATTAAAAGCTATTGTGAAGAATGCAAAGAATCAGAAGAAAAAATATCTCCTAGTGTTTATGAGGAAAATAAATTATTAAAAAAGCGAACTACTGAATTAGAAAAGGAAAATGCTTTCTTAAAAAAAGCTGCGGCATTCTTCGCCAAGGAAATAGACAATTAA
- a CDS encoding IS3 family transposase produces the protein MYQFIFANNKEFGIRWLLRRFELSPNAYYNYLKFRKNIYMEQKKLVLKHIQKIFHSENGKMGYRMVKRSLEKQGTNLSLLTVHKYMKELNIKSVSFRKRPNYVKGTSHKVFSNILNRDFTAVAKNLKWCTDFTYIHLSSGRIMYNCSILDLYDRSIVATKISNHITAELAIDTLSEAISNHKPPTGLIIHSDQGSQYTSKAFTSFCEDKKMQQSMSKAGCPYDNAPMESFFGKLKNEHIKHYSIKDALHLEELTNDYIFRYYHHKRPHSSLGGLTPFEKRYSK, from the coding sequence ATCTACCAGTTTATATTTGCCAACAATAAAGAGTTTGGCATCAGATGGTTATTACGTCGCTTTGAGCTATCACCTAATGCATATTATAATTATTTAAAATTCAGAAAAAATATCTATATGGAACAAAAGAAATTAGTTTTAAAACATATACAGAAAATTTTCCACAGTGAAAATGGAAAAATGGGATATAGAATGGTAAAACGCTCATTAGAAAAACAAGGAACTAATTTGAGCTTATTAACTGTGCATAAATATATGAAAGAATTAAATATTAAGTCGGTTTCATTTAGGAAAAGACCTAATTATGTAAAAGGAACTTCACATAAAGTATTTTCAAATATCCTAAATAGAGATTTTACAGCTGTAGCTAAAAATTTAAAATGGTGTACAGATTTCACCTATATACATCTTTCAAGCGGTAGGATAATGTACAATTGTTCTATTTTAGATCTATATGATAGAAGTATTGTAGCAACTAAAATATCTAATCATATAACCGCTGAACTAGCTATTGATACACTTAGTGAAGCTATATCTAATCATAAGCCCCCTACGGGATTAATAATTCATAGTGATCAGGGATCGCAATATACCTCAAAGGCATTCACTTCCTTTTGCGAGGATAAAAAAATGCAGCAGTCTATGAGCAAAGCAGGTTGTCCATATGATAACGCTCCTATGGAGTCTTTCTTTGGAAAACTCAAGAATGAACATATTAAGCATTACAGTATTAAAGATGCTCTACATTTAGAAGAACTAACAAATGATTATATTTTTAGATATTATCACCATAAACGGCCTCATAGTTCTCTGGGAGGATTAACCCCTTTTGAGAAAAGATATTCTAAGTAA
- a CDS encoding NAD(P)H-dependent oxidoreductase, producing the protein MKYLIFNGSPHRGNTWRLVKLIQEDLHEISPESTFEEIQLTDLELPFCTGCSLCFRKGHEHCPHHKIMQRIIDKIDESDGVIFAMTTFNMQPNALTKNLIDHLCYMFHRPHFFKNKAIVVTTVGGVGGNSAVNYLSAWLKGIGFSYCYKLPVISYSWNDYTVNKRIKIKCRRLAEKFHNDVSSKKMHTPSFAVFDLVK; encoded by the coding sequence ATTAAATATTTAATATTTAATGGAAGCCCTCATAGGGGTAATACATGGCGGTTAGTTAAATTGATTCAGGAAGATTTACATGAAATCTCACCTGAATCAACATTTGAGGAAATACAGTTAACAGATTTGGAACTACCCTTTTGCACTGGATGTAGTCTTTGTTTTAGAAAAGGGCATGAACACTGTCCGCATCATAAAATTATGCAGAGAATAATTGATAAAATTGATGAAAGTGATGGCGTGATTTTTGCAATGACAACCTTTAATATGCAACCAAACGCTTTGACTAAAAATTTGATTGACCACTTGTGCTATATGTTTCACAGACCTCACTTTTTCAAAAACAAAGCAATAGTTGTTACAACAGTGGGTGGAGTAGGCGGTAATAGTGCAGTAAACTACCTTTCGGCGTGGCTAAAAGGAATTGGATTTAGCTATTGTTATAAATTACCTGTCATATCATATAGTTGGAATGATTATACAGTAAATAAAAGAATAAAAATAAAATGCAGAAGGTTGGCAGAAAAATTTCATAATGATGTTTCATCTAAAAAAATGCATACACCGAGTTTTGCTGTTTTTGACCTGGTCAAGTAA